Proteins encoded by one window of Chryseobacterium foetidum:
- a CDS encoding DUF6261 family protein: protein MGTSETLAPAGAFGNLKAFLDGYRQLISVPNFQLAEDLYQVFVEYGLDLDRMSYSSQTAQMKKLIEALELPENSQKLAALSVSTAFADMKTKHQNFEVIFGEQANANAGLRQMASASSIRRDLEQTLKAFLNLLTAMKNVTDWKEVYAEVYELVKAAKNSTLPRRDDEQQQ, encoded by the coding sequence ATGGGTACGAGCGAGACGCTCGCACCAGCGGGGGCTTTCGGTAATCTTAAAGCTTTTCTTGACGGTTACAGACAGCTCATTTCAGTGCCTAATTTTCAGCTGGCGGAAGATCTGTATCAGGTTTTTGTGGAGTATGGCCTTGACCTCGACCGCATGAGCTATTCTTCGCAGACAGCTCAGATGAAAAAACTGATCGAGGCTCTGGAACTTCCTGAAAATTCGCAAAAATTGGCGGCACTCTCAGTTTCCACGGCTTTTGCAGACATGAAAACAAAACATCAAAATTTTGAAGTGATTTTTGGTGAACAGGCAAACGCCAATGCTGGTCTGCGACAGATGGCAAGTGCATCGTCCATCCGCAGGGATCTGGAGCAAACCCTAAAGGCTTTCCTGAATCTTCTTACCGCAATGAAGAATGTGACGGATTGGAAGGAGGTTTATGCGGAGGTGTATGAATTGGTGAAAGCGGCAAAAAATTCGACATTGCCGCGAAGGGATGATGAGCAACAACAATAA
- a CDS encoding MutS-related protein, giving the protein MEDISELINHFNFTQTKRSKQYLFSFFGQKSFNKKQTLYTQQKLQLFIDNSHITENYKIRENNVAAIQKLLDEIDVNKYTYLNSFTYREYFKEINTNLSLLIDFFYHFGLVLRNFSKNEFCPEYIQEIEKTVIFINSLHINEYYKKELDFKQRKKILSDITPKIHDGDFNVFWDFFYMFDVFSSIAKGIKFNNLIFPQFNGKRSFTINNFYHLNLKNAVRNTLIADDKNIIVFTGANMSGKSTTMKSISTIVLLAHLGIAVPAQYCNIPFYESIFLYFSVNDNLTKGYSHFVQEIMNVKKVLMELKSKKCFVVFDELFSGTNINDASQITVSTMNGLSKFKDSLFIFSTHLNIIEDKLSLNENIFLLNLECRLDNSELVFTYKLKEGWSKLEVGKILFNNYGLTELLNT; this is encoded by the coding sequence ATGGAAGACATCTCCGAATTAATTAACCATTTTAATTTTACTCAAACAAAAAGATCTAAACAATACCTATTTTCTTTCTTCGGGCAAAAGTCTTTTAATAAAAAACAGACACTTTATACCCAGCAAAAACTTCAATTGTTTATTGACAACTCTCACATTACCGAAAATTATAAAATCAGAGAAAACAATGTGGCTGCAATTCAAAAATTATTAGATGAAATAGATGTTAACAAATATACTTATCTAAACAGCTTTACGTACAGAGAATACTTCAAAGAAATAAATACAAACCTCTCACTCCTGATTGATTTTTTTTATCATTTCGGATTAGTTTTGAGAAATTTTTCAAAAAATGAATTTTGCCCCGAATATATTCAGGAAATTGAAAAAACCGTAATTTTTATCAACTCACTGCATATCAATGAATATTATAAAAAAGAACTCGATTTTAAACAAAGAAAAAAAATTTTATCTGATATCACACCAAAAATACACGACGGAGATTTCAATGTCTTTTGGGATTTTTTCTATATGTTTGACGTATTCTCAAGCATTGCTAAAGGAATTAAATTCAACAATCTGATATTTCCTCAATTTAACGGGAAGAGGTCATTTACAATTAATAATTTCTATCATCTTAATCTTAAAAACGCTGTCAGAAACACACTGATTGCTGACGATAAAAATATAATTGTGTTCACGGGAGCCAATATGTCTGGTAAATCCACTACAATGAAATCTATTAGTACAATTGTGCTGCTCGCTCATCTGGGAATTGCCGTGCCCGCACAATACTGTAATATTCCGTTTTACGAAAGTATATTTCTTTATTTTTCTGTAAATGACAATCTTACAAAAGGTTACAGCCATTTCGTTCAGGAAATAATGAATGTAAAGAAAGTTTTAATGGAACTTAAATCAAAAAAATGCTTTGTAGTTTTTGATGAATTATTCAGCGGAACCAATATTAATGATGCTTCACAAATTACAGTCAGTACAATGAATGGTTTGTCTAAGTTTAAAGATTCTCTGTTTATTTTTTCCACTCATTTAAATATTATTGAAGACAAATTATCTTTAAATGAAAACATTTTTTTACTGAATTTAGAATGCCGTTTAGATAACAGTGAGTTGGTTTTTACTTATAAATTAAAGGAAGGATGGTCTAAACTTGAGGTAGGAAAAATTCTATTTAATAATTACGGTTTAACTGAACTTTTGAACACATGA
- a CDS encoding hydroxymethylglutaryl-CoA synthase family protein, translating to MSFGIEAASYYVPSLYLEIKDLAEKRGIEPAKLEKGLGLHKMGFPDVHEDAATFAAEALSKLVRDYNINPKEISRIYLGTESAIDAAKPTASYAMQMVENVLAEEFGERCFKNCDVVDMTFACIGAVDALHNSLDFVRVNSDKKAVVIASDYAKYELASSGEYTQGGGAVALLVSSNPDLIEIENNWGVATESVFDFFKPRRHFKKEDLTNAPENFPDKIEIFTDEPVFDGQYSNQCYQDRIREAYQHYKEITGIEKPYENWKYLIFHLPYAFHGKRVFTEIYSLENGLSYSNPDEQKEVAKSEDYIKFINEKIEKSQRASSEIGNMYTASIFMALLSALQTSFNENEDLAGQEIGFLGYGSGSKSKVFAGKVSANWKNVVSKWNLFETLKNRLAIDFETYEKLHRKQLEHSINPSYEGFGLKSVEAENPVLLGARYYGFQ from the coding sequence ATGAGTTTTGGAATTGAAGCAGCGAGCTATTATGTGCCTTCTCTGTACTTGGAAATTAAAGATTTAGCCGAAAAAAGAGGCATAGAACCGGCAAAATTGGAGAAAGGTTTAGGACTTCATAAAATGGGATTTCCCGATGTGCACGAAGATGCAGCAACCTTCGCAGCAGAAGCATTATCAAAATTAGTCAGAGATTACAATATAAATCCCAAAGAAATTTCAAGAATTTATTTGGGAACCGAAAGCGCAATCGATGCCGCTAAGCCTACCGCAAGTTATGCCATGCAAATGGTTGAAAACGTTTTGGCTGAGGAGTTTGGCGAAAGATGTTTTAAAAACTGTGACGTTGTAGATATGACTTTCGCATGCATCGGAGCCGTAGATGCACTTCACAATTCCCTTGATTTTGTTAGGGTAAACTCTGATAAAAAAGCAGTCGTTATTGCAAGCGATTATGCAAAATACGAATTGGCTTCATCAGGAGAATACACTCAAGGTGGCGGTGCTGTAGCACTTTTAGTCTCGTCAAATCCCGATCTTATCGAAATTGAAAATAACTGGGGTGTTGCCACAGAATCAGTTTTTGATTTCTTTAAACCCCGCAGACATTTTAAAAAAGAAGACTTAACCAACGCTCCCGAAAATTTCCCCGACAAAATTGAAATTTTTACTGATGAACCTGTATTTGACGGACAGTATTCCAACCAATGTTATCAGGACAGAATCAGGGAGGCGTACCAACATTACAAAGAAATTACCGGAATAGAAAAACCTTATGAGAACTGGAAATATCTCATTTTCCACTTGCCTTATGCCTTCCATGGGAAAAGGGTTTTTACTGAAATTTACAGCTTAGAAAACGGACTATCATACAGCAATCCTGACGAACAAAAAGAGGTAGCAAAGTCTGAAGACTATATCAAATTCATCAACGAAAAAATTGAAAAATCCCAGCGTGCCTCATCTGAAATCGGAAATATGTACACGGCTTCTATTTTTATGGCGTTGCTGTCTGCATTACAAACTTCATTCAATGAAAATGAAGATTTAGCCGGACAGGAAATTGGTTTTCTTGGGTATGGTAGCGGCTCAAAATCTAAAGTATTTGCCGGAAAAGTTTCCGCAAACTGGAAAAACGTCGTTTCAAAATGGAATCTTTTTGAAACTTTAAAAAACAGATTGGCCATCGATTTTGAAACTTACGAGAAACTTCACAGAAAACAACTGGAACATTCAATAAACCCAAGCTACGAAGGTTTCGGATTGAAATCTGTTGAGGCAGAAAATCCTGTTTTACTTGGTGCGAGGTATTATGGTTTCCAATAA
- a CDS encoding CocE/NonD family hydrolase, whose product MNIRYSFFLILLFILGNAQTQQADSFVKDNFTKQEFYIPMRDGTKLFTSVYIPKDIAKSKKYPFLMQRTCYSVAPYGENEYKRSLGPNKYLMNDKYIFVYQDVRGRYMSEGTFTNMTPQVERKTKKDVDESTDTYDTIEYLIKNIKNNNGKVGQFGTSYPGFYTAVGTLSQHPALVASSPQAPISDFWNDDFLHNGRFMLGYFKTFPVFGVQKTKPENKAWYTDSMIKSTSEDGLKFYRDMGTLKDGYEKYYKNNFFMTEIMEHTNYDEFWQKRNLLPHLKNVNHAVMTVGGWFDAEDLSGPLNIYKTIEKTSPKAKNTIVMGPFSHGGWGREEGKHFHNQIYFGDSIATYYQKNLETKFFSHYLKGDTKKDAGLPEAMMYDTGSKEWREFSEYPPKNTQKINFYLADKSLKNTAGQGSSEYYSDPNNPVLSSDNLKDFNGFTPRNYMSEDQRFAVGRPDVLTFTTDILTEDLTFAGEILAKLNIASTSTDADFAVKLIDVYPEDFKPKEKKDGVIYGNYHQMVRSEIMPARFRNSREKAEALQPNQKTAVNFRLQDVVHTFKKGHKIQIQISSTWFPLFAVNPQKFMDNPNFASKEDYTKAFIKVFEDSAIEVQVLK is encoded by the coding sequence ATGAACATCCGATATTCATTTTTTCTGATTTTGCTTTTTATTCTTGGGAATGCGCAGACTCAGCAGGCAGACAGTTTTGTGAAAGACAATTTTACCAAGCAGGAATTTTATATTCCGATGCGGGACGGGACAAAGCTTTTTACTTCGGTTTACATTCCGAAAGATATTGCGAAGTCTAAAAAATATCCTTTCCTGATGCAGCGTACCTGCTACAGCGTCGCTCCGTACGGAGAAAATGAATACAAAAGAAGCCTCGGCCCCAACAAATATCTGATGAATGATAAATATATTTTCGTTTATCAGGATGTTCGCGGAAGGTATATGAGCGAAGGTACATTCACGAACATGACTCCGCAGGTGGAGAGAAAAACCAAAAAAGATGTCGACGAAAGCACAGATACCTACGACACCATCGAATACCTCATCAAAAATATCAAAAACAACAACGGAAAAGTGGGACAGTTCGGGACTTCCTATCCCGGATTTTATACTGCTGTCGGCACTTTGTCTCAGCATCCCGCTTTGGTAGCTTCTTCGCCTCAGGCACCGATTTCAGATTTCTGGAATGATGATTTCCTGCACAACGGTAGATTTATGTTGGGCTATTTCAAAACATTTCCCGTGTTTGGAGTTCAGAAAACAAAGCCTGAAAATAAAGCGTGGTACACGGATTCGATGATTAAATCTACTTCGGAAGATGGTTTGAAATTTTACCGTGACATGGGAACTTTGAAGGATGGCTATGAGAAATATTACAAAAACAATTTCTTCATGACCGAAATTATGGAGCACACCAACTATGATGAATTCTGGCAAAAACGAAACCTTCTCCCCCATCTGAAAAATGTGAACCACGCTGTAATGACCGTCGGTGGCTGGTTTGATGCCGAGGATCTTTCAGGACCATTGAATATTTACAAAACGATTGAAAAAACCAGTCCGAAAGCCAAAAACACGATTGTGATGGGACCGTTTTCTCATGGCGGTTGGGGAAGAGAAGAGGGAAAACATTTTCACAATCAAATCTATTTTGGGGACAGCATTGCGACGTATTATCAGAAAAATCTGGAGACGAAATTCTTCAGTCATTACCTGAAAGGCGACACCAAAAAAGATGCAGGCCTACCTGAAGCAATGATGTACGACACGGGCTCGAAAGAGTGGAGAGAATTTTCAGAATATCCTCCGAAGAATACTCAGAAAATCAATTTTTATTTAGCAGATAAATCTTTAAAAAACACTGCCGGACAGGGATCTTCAGAATATTACAGCGATCCTAATAATCCTGTTTTAAGTTCTGATAATCTGAAAGATTTTAACGGATTTACACCAAGAAATTACATGTCGGAAGACCAGAGATTTGCTGTCGGCCGGCCTGATGTTCTGACTTTCACAACAGATATTTTAACCGAAGATCTGACTTTTGCCGGAGAAATTTTAGCAAAATTAAATATCGCTTCAACTTCTACAGATGCTGATTTTGCGGTAAAACTGATTGATGTTTATCCTGAAGATTTCAAACCGAAAGAGAAAAAAGACGGCGTGATTTACGGAAATTATCATCAAATGGTTAGAAGTGAAATAATGCCTGCGAGATTCAGAAATTCAAGAGAAAAAGCGGAAGCCTTACAGCCAAATCAGAAAACTGCTGTGAATTTCAGATTGCAGGATGTGGTTCATACTTTTAAGAAGGGACATAAAATTCAGATACAGATTTCCTCAACGTGGTTTCCTCTGTTTGCTGTAAACCCGCAGAAGTTTATGGATAATCCAAATTTTGCAAGTAAAGAAGATTACACGAAGGCTTTTATTAAAGTTTTTGAAGATTCTGCGATTGAGGTGCAGGTGTTGAAATAA